GTATCGCCTGGCATCGGTGTGGTCTCGTCGGCGATGGCAGGAATGCTCCGGCCGTAATTGTAGACATTGCCTGCAAGCAGATGCAGCGCGCCGGTCGCCTTGGCTGCCGCAATCACATTGGCGGTGAACACGGGAACTATTTCCGCCCAGTCGGTATAGACCGGGTTGAGGCCGTTGAAGATCACATCTGCGCCGCGGCAGGCGGCAATCAGCGCGGCCTGATCCATCGCGTCGGCAGAACGGCCTTCTGCCCGGGCCAAACCCTGGGGAAGCTTGCCGTCACGGGTCACGGCGATGACCCGCCAGTTCCGATCAAGAAAAGTGCGCGCGACAACCCGGCTCACCCGGCCGCGCGCTCCGAGAACTGCAATGGTTTTCATCATCATCTCCTGTGTTGAATGGATGATGCCATCTTCATTCATTCATATTATTTTGAACATTGACCAAAAATGTAAGGTAACCATTCAAAAAAGAATGGGCATGAGGATATCGAACCGATGGACTGGAACCTGTTGCGTAGCTTCCTGGCTGTGGCTGAGACCGGAAGCCTGACGGCTGCAGCGGTGCGGCTTGGTATGAGCCAGCCGTCAATCGGACGGCATATCGCCGAGTTGGAGCGGTTGCTGGATATGCAATTGTTCCGGCGCGGCCCGCGCGGACAGGAACTCAACGAGCGCGGCCTGGATCTGCTCAACGAGGTACGGCGGATGGGCGATGCAGCTGACGCCCTGTCGCGTATCGCGCTTGGCCATTCCCAAAGCCTGACCGGCACCGTGAGGGTAACCGCCAGCGAGGTGATTGGTGCTCTTGTGCTGCCCCGGCTTGTTGCGGAACTGCGGCAGCAGGAGCCATTGATCGAGATCGAGATCGTCGCCTCGAACAGCCTTGGCAATCTTTTGAAACGCGACGCTGACATCGCCATTCGCATGACCAGGCCGCAACAGCTGGATCTGGTGATCCGCCATATCGGCGACATTCCATTGGTGCCATGCGCCAGTTCGGACTATTTCGCCCGGGCCGGCAAGCCGCAGCGGTTGGAGGATCTCGCCGCGCATGAGTTGATTGGTTACGACCGTTCCGACGGGATCATTGCCGGCTTGGCCAGAGCCGGCATCAAAATCAACCGGTCGTCCTTCAAGGTCCGTTCCGACAATCATCTGGTGTTGTGGGAAGCGCTGCGCGCCGGAGCAGGGATCAGCTTCGCGCAAGCGCCTCTTGTGGCAGGTGATCCTGACCTCGAAACATGCCTCGAAGATATGGAGCTTCCCCGGCTGGAAACCTATTTGACCATGCACAGCGATCTCCGGCACAGCCCGCGCATACGCTATGTCGCGGACTATCTCTTCAAGGCCATGCGTAACTACGCATCGGCAGGTTGAAATGGCTGAAACGGATCCCGCAAACCGGCTGCTGCTGGGTGCCTCAAATTGAAACTGGCATTGTCCCTATCCATGGTGTGGAACTGGCTGTAGTCATTCGGCAGGGCCAAAGCTAAGGCAAGGAACCGCGGTGCAGCTGAGGAGCGATAGCGTTGCAACCATTCACTGGCAGTTTCACGCAACAGGAAGCTCTGGACGACGAGGCCATTCTGGCCGCGACAGAAGTGCTGCGCTCGGGCCGTCTCCATCGTTACAACACGGTTGCGGATGAACTTTCCCAGGCCTCGCAACTCGAACAGGCTTTCGCTGCCTATCAGGGGTCCCGCTATTGCCTGGCCTGTGCCTCCGGCGGTTACGCCATGGCTATTGCCCTGCGCGCCGCAGGCCTCCAGCAGGGCGAAGCAGTCCTGACAAATGGGTTCACGCTGGCGCCGGTACCAGGCGCCATCACGGCGGCAGGTGGCAAGCCGCTGCTGGTTGAAATCACCGAGGATATGGTGATCGATCTTGCCGATCTTGAGCGCAAGGCGCTTGAAAGCCAGGCCCGGTTCCTGTTGCTGTCGAACATGCGTGGCCATCTCGCCGACATGGACCACCTGTCCGAGATTGTCCGCAAACATGGCCTTATCCTGATCGAGGATTGCGCCCACACCATGGGCGCGGCCTGGAATGGTATCAAAAGCGGCAATTTCGGGTTGGCCGGTTGTTTTTCCACCCAGACCTACAAACATCTCAATTCCGGCGAGGGTGGATTGCTGACCTCGGATGATCCGGAATTCATGGCCCGTGCCATCATCCTGTCAGGCTCCTACATGCTTTATGAGCGGCATGGCGCAGCGCCGCCACCGCAGGTGTTCGAGCAGGTCCGGCTCGAAACCCCCAACATGTCGGGCCGCATGGACAATCTGCGTGCCGCCATCCTGCTGCCCCAGCTCGCGCGGCTTGATGAGTCCATCGAGCGCTGGAACCAGCGATACCGTGAGGTTGAACAGGGCCTCGCAGGCGTCTATGGCCTTTTGCTTCGGCACCGGCCCGATCAGGAAAGTTTTGTCGGCAGCTCGATTCAGTTCCGACTGCCTGGAATCGATGCTGCCGCAGCGCGCACCTTCGTCGCGGATGCCAAGGCGCTCGGTGTGGAGCTCAAGTGGTTTGGCAATGATGATCCGGTCGGCTTCACCTCGAACCACCACAGCTGGCGCTATGTCGAGGCGCAGCCTCTTCCCGGTACTGACCGGGTCCTTGCGGGCCTGTTCGACATGCGGTTGCCGTTGACCTTCTCGCTCGAGGATTGCCGTCATGTTGCCGCGATCATCGCTCACTGTGCCGCTCCCTGGGCTATGGCCCAGGCCTCCTGAAGCGCGCGCCCTGAACCGAGCTGGTCGGCCCGGAAAACTGGCGTAGCGACGCGGCCAAACTGGCCCTAGAGACTACCATGCCAGATGTGGTTTTTAACTCGTCATCAAGAGGAGTGTCCTATGCCTAAAATGACCACCGAAGAAGCATTCGTGAAAGTGCTTCAGATGCACGGAATCGAGCATGCTTTCGGCATCATCGGTTCGGCCATGATGCCGGTCTCCGATCTGTTTCCCAGTGCCGGAATTGCGTTCTGGGACTGCGCCCATGAAACCAATGCAGGCCTCATGTGTGACGGGTTTATCCGTTCCACCGGCAAGATGGCCATGGCCATCGCCCAGAACGGCCCCGGCGTCACCGGCTTCGTCACTCCGGTCAAGACGGCCTACTGGAATCACACACCGATGCTCCTAATCACGCCGCAGGCGGCCAACAAGACCATCGGCCAGGGCGGATTTCAGGAAATGGAGCAGATGCGCCTGTTTGCCGATTGCGTCTGCTATCAGGAAGAAGTGCGTGATGCTTCCCGCATTCCCGAAGTGCTCAACCGTGTCATCATGAAGGCGTGGCGCGGATCGGCGCCTGCACAGATGAACATTCCGCGGGATATGTGGACCCAGGTGATTGATGTCGAATTGCCGCAGGTAGTGCGCTTCGAGCGGCCTGCTGGTGGCGATCAGGCCATTTCGGATGCGGCCGCGCTGCTGTCCAAGGCGCAGTTCCCGGTGATCCTCTCCGGTGCCGGCGTGGTGCTTTCGGGCGCGATCCCTGATCTGGTCAAGCTGGCCGAGCGGCTCGACGCCCCGGTCTGCTCGAACTATCAGCACAATGACAGCTTCCCCGGCTCGCACCGCCTTGCCGTAGGTCCGCTGGGCTACAACGGCTCGAAGGCGGCGATGGAACTGATCGCCAAGGCCGATGTCGTGCTGGCGCTCGGAACCAGGCTCAATCCGTTCTCCACCCTGCCGGGCTATGGCATCGACTATTGGCCGAAGGATGCGGAGGTCATTCAGGTCGACATCAATGCCGATCGCATCGGGCTGACCAAGAAGGTCACAGTGGGCATCGAAGGTGATGCGACAAAGGTGGCGCGCGCCATCCTTGCCCAGCTTTCCGATGATGCCGGCGACGCCGGACGGGAAGACCGCCGCAACCTGGTGTCGCTGACCAAATCCCGCTGGGCTCAGGAACTCTCATCGCTCGACCATGAGGAAGACGATCCGGGCACCTCCTGGAACGAGGAATCCCGCAAGCGCGACGCCGATCTTATGTCACCGCGTCAGGCCTGGCGGGCGATCCAGTCATCGCTCCCCAAGGACGCGATCATTTCATCGGACATTGGCAACAACTGCGCGATCGGCAACGCCTATCCAAGCTTTGAGCAGGGCCGCAAATATCTTGCTCCGGGCCTGTTCGGTCCTTGCGGATATGGTTTCCCCTCGATTCTCGGCGCAAAGATCGGGCAGCCTGATGTGCCGGTGATCGGGTTCTCCGGTGATGGCGCCTTCGGGATTTCCATGAACGAGATGACCGCTTGCGGCCGTGACGAATGGCCTGCCATCACCATGGTGATCTTCCGCAACTACCAATGGGGTGCGGAAAAGCGCAACACGACGCTCTGGTATGATAACAATTTCGTCGGCACGGAGCTCGATCGAGACACCTCCTATGCGGCAATTGCCGAGGCCTGTGGCGCCAAGGGTGTGGTTGTCAACAGTCAGCAAAGCCTCACCGAGGAGCTGGCCAAGGCGGTTGAGCGGCAGATGAAGGATGGAGAGACCACCTTCATCGAGGTAATCCTCAATCAGGAGCTTGGCGAACCGTTCCGTCGCGATGCCATGAAGAAGCCGGTCGTGGTCGCGGGCATAAGCCGCGATGACATGCGCCCGCAGCAGGGCGCTGTATGATCCACAGCGAGTGAGACCAACCGGGATCCCGCCAAGGCGGGGTCTCTTTTCGTTTCAACAGTGGCGAAGTCTTCAGAGACTGGCGATCGTATCGGCGATAATATCGATCCCGCCCGGGATCCGGGCGCTGTCGATCGAGGAATAGGCAATGCGGTAGAACCGGTTGCCATCTTCAGGATTTGCGAAGAAGAAGTGGCCCGGCTCGATCAGCACGCCGCGCTGTTTCACGGCCTCGGCAAGCGCCCTCGCATCGATACGATCCGGCGTTTTCATCCAGAAACTGGAGCCCCCGGATACATCCGCGCCCGCGATCTGCAGCCCTCGCCGGTCAATAGCCTCCTGCATCACATCACGCCGCCGCCTGTAGGTCTGGCCCATGCGTGCCACAAGCGCATCAAAATGACCAAGCGAAAGGAAGTTCGCCACCGTGCGTTGGAGATGGCCCGGCGGATGCCGGACGACCACCATGCGCAGTGCCCGCGCTTCGCGGATGAACGTCTCCGAGCCAACGATGTATCCGAGCCGCAGTCCGGGAAACAGGGATTTGGAGAAGGAACCGACATAGATCACCCGGCCTTCTTCATCGAGTGATTTAAGCGCCGGGGCAGGCGGGTTGAGAAACGACATTTCGAACTCGTAGTCATCTTCAACCACGATAAAGTCGTTCCGCGCGGCCATTTCCAGAAGCGCCTGCCGTCGCTCGAGCGGCATTGTCACACTTGTCGGGCAATGATGACTTGGTGTGGTGAACACAACATCGGTTTCCGGTGGAACCGAATCAAGACACATGCCGGCGTGATCGACCGGCACATTGACGACATTGCAGCGCGCCAGATTGAGCGCTGCCCGCAAGCCCGGATAGCCGGGATTTTCCATCACTGCCGTACGCCGTTGGTTGAGCAGCACCTTGGCGGCCATCCACAGCGCGTTCTGGCCTCCCATGGTGATTAGAATCTGTTCGGGCTTTGCCTGAATGCCGCGCCGCGGTAGGGTGTTGAGAGCGATGTATTTGACCAGCTCGGGGTCGTCACGCTCATAGCTGTCGGCAGTCACCGTTTCAAATTCACGTTTGCCCAGCGCCTGGAGTGCGCATTGCCGCCAGTTGCTGTGATCGAAGATCTTCTCGTCAGCCTGGCCGTAGATAAAGGGATAGGGATAGCTGCGCCAGTCGACCGGCTTTTCCACCAGCACCTGGCCCGAATAGCGTTGGGCGATGGCCCGGCCCCAGTCGACCGAATCCGATGTTACACCCGTCAGCGATTCAAAACGGGTGCGTTGCGGGGCCGTCGGCGACACATAATAGCCCGAGCGGCCCTTGGCGATCAGGTAATCATCGGAAACCAGCTCGCTATAGGCAAGCGTCACAGTGATCCGGCTGATGCCGAGATGGGCGGCGAGCTTGCGGCTCGAGGGCAATTTGGAGCCGGGGTTGAATCGTCCCGACAGCACGCCTTCGCTGATCATCCGCTGGATCTTCTGTTGCAGCGTGCCTTCGAATTTAGGGTCGAGAAAAAACGTATCTATCGGGATCGACATACAGACATCCAGCCGGTTTTGGCCAGCATATCCCGCCACTTGGCGCTTAGGAAGGGGCGCACGCAAAACACGCGTCTGCGTGGCGCGCGGCTTTGAAATTCCGGTGGTCAGATCCGCGTGTCCTCTGGTCAGCCGAACACCCGCGTCAACGCCTGGTCGACACTGTCGGTGATCCTGTCGATGTCGTCGGCGGTGGCAATCAGGGCCGGGCTGAAACACAGCGTATTGTTAAAGCCGGGAAGCGAGCGGTTGGTCGCACCGATGATGATGCCCTGGCCCATGCAATCGGCAACGACTGCCTGAACCTTCTTTTCTTCGGCAGGCTCTCGGCTGGTGCGGTCGGAGACCAATTCGGCACCCAGGAACAGCCCCTTGCCGCGAACATCGCCGATCACGGCGTGCTTGTCCTGGAGCGCACGAAGATTGTCCAGCATTCGTGCACCCATGGCCTGGGTGTTTTCGATCAGGTTCTCATCCTCGATGATCCGCATGTTCTCAAGCGCTGCTGCCGGGCCGGCCGCGCAACCGCCAAAGGTGGAGATATCCCGGAAATAGGACATTGGATCTGACGGATCATCCTTGAACTGTTCGAACACCGCCTCGGTGGTAACGGTGCAGGAAATGGCCGCATAGCCGGACGCCACGCCCTTGGCCATGGTGACAAAATCCGGCTTTACACCGTAGTGCTGATAGCCGAACCATTCACCCGTCCGGCCAACACCGCAGACCACTTCGTCGATATGAAGCAAAATGTCGTATTTGCGGCAGATTTCCTGGACCCGCGGCCAATATCCTTCCGGCGGTGTGATGACGCCGCCGCCTGCGGTGATCGGTTCTAGGCACAAACCGCCGACCGTGTCCGGGCCTTCGCGCAGAATCACCTCTTCGATGGCGTTGGCCGCCGCTTCGCCATAGCTCTCGGCGTCCGGAAACTGATTGCGGTATTCGAGGCAATGCGGAACCTTCACGAAGCCCGGCGCCATCGGACCATACTGCTCCGCCCGCTGCGGCTGTCCACCGGCTGACAGTGTGGCGAGCGTGGTGCCGTGATAATCGCGGTCGCGATAGAGAATCTTGTACTTCCTGCCGCCGTGGTGGCGGTGCGAGATCTGGCGGATCATCTTGAACGCCTTCTCATTTGCCTCTGACCCGGAGTTTGAATAGTAAACCCGGCTCATTCCCGGCATCTTCTCGATCAGCTTCTGCGCGAAAAGCGCACCGGGGATCGAACCGGCGCTGTTGGCGAAATAGTTCATCTTCACAAGCTGGTCGCGCACTGCATTGGCAATGCTCTCGCGCCCGTAGCCGACATTGACCGTCCAGACACCACCGGAGACGGCATCGAGATGCTCCTTGCCGGTCGCATCCCAAACACGCATGCCGCGGCCTTCGACCATGATCCTCGGATCGACCGTCTCGAACGGCTTGTGCTGGATCAGGTGATGCCAAACATGGTTCTTGTCGGCATCAATGACCGCCTGAATGTCATTGGGCTGAATTCCGGATTGAATGGGCATGTTCATGGTCGGACCCTTTTGCTCGCGAGGCTGGCGAAAAACCTCACCTGAAGAGAACAATCGCTTTGGTTTCCGGCGTTTCGATAGGGCCAGTGAATCCCGACCCATAGAGCCAGCCAATAAGGCCAGCAAAACCAGCGAACTAGATGAATTTTCTGAACTGGTACAGTGGAAGGTGCGGAATTGGCGCTATGGCTTTCGTCCTTTGGTTGATCGACTTTGAGCTCTTGACGCCAAAAACAAAGTCTAAGATCGTCAAAGAAAACGGGAACAGTGCCGGTCGTGCAAGCGATGACGGCGTACATGTGCAGAGTCCGTCGGGGTGGTCCGGCGACGACAAGGGAGTGTCCTTATGAAAATTGCTTCAAGAATGTCCTCATTGCTGGCTGGTATCGCCATGGTCGCGGTAGCCTCGGCTGCCAAGGCCGAGGAGATCACCGTCGGTTACTTCCTGGAATGGCCAATGCCGTTTCAGTTCGCCAAAGCCACGGGTCTTTATGACGAAGCGCTTGGCATGAAGGTCAACTGGAAATCCTTCGATGCGGGAACCGCTATGTCGGCCGCCATGGCCTCCGGTGACGTGCAGATCTCGGTGAGCCAGGGCGTGCCGCCTTTCGTGGTCGCGACCTCAGCCGGCCAGGATCTGCAGATCGCCGATATTGCCGTGGTCTACAACGACAACGACAATTGCGTGGTCAAGGAAGAGCTGGAAATCACCAAGGAAAATGCGAAGGAACTGGAAGGCAAGAAGGCTGGCGTGCCGATCGGCACCGCAGCGCATTACGGCTTCCTCAAGCAGATGGAATATTTCGGCGTTGACGTGTCGACCATGGAAGTTGTCGACATGGCTCCGCCAGATGGTGCCGCTGCTTTCGCTCAGGGCAGCCTCGACATGGTCTGCGGCTGGGGCGGTTCGCTGCGCCGCATGGTCGAACATGGCAACGTGCTGCTGACCGGCGCGGAGAAGGACGAAATCGGTATCTCCGTCTATGACGTGACGTCGGTTCCTGCTTCCTTTGCCGCAGAAAACAGCGATGTTCTGGCCAAGTTCCTCAAGGTGACCGCTGACATGAACGCCAAATGGCTCACCGATTCAGCCGAAATGCTGCCGGTGATCGCCAAGGATGCAGGCATGTCCGAAGAGGACACCGCAGCGACACTTGCCGGGTTCCAGTTCCCCACGGTTGAGGATCAGCTTTCCGACAAATGGCTTGGTGGCGCGACCCAAACGTTCCTCAAGGGCGTTGGCGACTTCTTCAAGGCCCAGGGCAACATCCCCGCCTCCCGTGACACCTATGATGGTGCCGTGACCACGGATGCCCTTTCTTCTGCGTCGCAGATGTAAGTCAAAACAATGATCCATGGATGTCCCGGCCAATCGGCCGGGACATCCGGCCACGGCAATTCCTCTTCCGTGCGATTGGAGCAACCATGGGCGACCTGGTTATCGACAAATTATCCATGCGCTTTGATCTGCCTGACGGCGGTTCGGTGCAGGCACTTCAAGACGTATCTTTAAAACTTGCAAAAGGTGAACTGCTCTCGGTTCTTGGCCCGTCCGGCTGCGGCAAGACCACTCTTCTCAATATTGTTGCCGGGTTTCTGGCGCCAACAGACGGTACGGTTTCGCTCAATGGGGCAACGGTCACAGGTCCGGGCCCGGAGCGTGGCATGGTGTTTCAGCAGGGCGCACTCTTCGAATGGATGAACGTCAGGCGCAATATCTCCTTCGGGCCGGACATGGCGGGGAAACCTGATTCGGAAACGCAGCCCGTTGTCGATCATCTCTTGCGCACCGTGGGCCTTCAGGATTTCGGCAACAAGATGATCTACGAATTGTCGGGTGGCATGCAACAGCGCGTGGCGCTTGCCCGCTGTCTCGCCAATGATCCCGATGTCATTCTTATGGATGAACCGCTTGGCGCGCTCGATGCACTGACCCGCGAGAAAATGCAGGGTCTCGTGCTCAAGCTCTGGAAGGAAACCGGCAAGACCATCATTCTGATCACCCACTCGGTGGAAGAGGCCTTGCTGCTTGGTGAAAGACTTCTGGTGATGGCGCCGCGGCCCGGCCGTATTCACAAGGAGTATCGCCTTCCCTTTGCCGAAATGGGCGTCGGGCAGGATCTGCGCATGGTCAAGAAAGATCCGGCGTTTGGCGAACGCCGTGAGGAAATTCTCGGCATGATCTGGGACATGGAAGAGGAAATCATGGGCCGGCAGGAGGAGCCGGCATGATCGTTCTCTTTATTTACGTTGCGCTTTTCGCGCTGGCCTACATCGCCTACCGGGCCTGGGATCGCTCGCAAGAACACCGGCATGATTTCGTCAGTTTGAAAACCGTGACGTTCGGCGATGAAAGCGCAGTCAGCGCCAACCGGTTTGCTTCAGTGGTTTCCATTGTCGCGCTGTTCGCAATCTGGGGCGCCTTTACGGGATCGGTGATCACTCCCCTGCATGTGCCCGGCCCCTTTGTTGGCGACACCAGCTTCACCTACACCGCACGCAATGCGCAAGGCGAAACCGATGACGGTGTTGTTGCTGTTCGGGTTCATAAGGTTGGCGAAGAAGTGCCCCTGCCTGAGGTTGCCACCAGCAGTGATGGTTTTGCTGTCGATGACGCGGTCAAGATTGGCGCCTGGCGATCCAGCCTGAGCCGTCCCTTTGACAATGACATCGGTGGCGAGGAAGACGGTTATGCCGTCATTGCAATCGACGGTCAGCCGATCGCACCGGGTGATACGGTTCGATTTAGCGACGGTGAGATCACCATGACCGCCAAGGGCAGTCTTTCGGTCAAGCCCGACAAGGGCTGGCAGATGGAACCAATCTGGCTGCCCTCTCCCGAAGCCGTGGTGTACCGGCTGGGGGAGATCGCCACCGAAGGTTACAAGAATGTCTCGCTCTGGGAGCATCTGGGATATTCGTTGGGTCGCGTGATCGCCGGCTTCCTGCTTGGCTCTATCATCGGTATTCCGCTGGGCTATGCCATGGGCCTGTCGAACTGGTTCCGGGGCTGGTTCGACCCGATTGTCGAGTTCATGCGCCCGGTCCCGCCTCTGGCACTGATCCCGCTGATCATCATCTGGTTCGGCATTGGTGAGGAAGGCAAGGTCATCCTGCTGTTCTTGGCGGCACTCTGGAT
The DNA window shown above is from Hoeflea phototrophica DFL-43 and carries:
- a CDS encoding LysR family transcriptional regulator, coding for MDWNLLRSFLAVAETGSLTAAAVRLGMSQPSIGRHIAELERLLDMQLFRRGPRGQELNERGLDLLNEVRRMGDAADALSRIALGHSQSLTGTVRVTASEVIGALVLPRLVAELRQQEPLIEIEIVASNSLGNLLKRDADIAIRMTRPQQLDLVIRHIGDIPLVPCASSDYFARAGKPQRLEDLAAHELIGYDRSDGIIAGLARAGIKINRSSFKVRSDNHLVLWEALRAGAGISFAQAPLVAGDPDLETCLEDMELPRLETYLTMHSDLRHSPRIRYVADYLFKAMRNYASAG
- a CDS encoding DegT/DnrJ/EryC1/StrS family aminotransferase: MQPFTGSFTQQEALDDEAILAATEVLRSGRLHRYNTVADELSQASQLEQAFAAYQGSRYCLACASGGYAMAIALRAAGLQQGEAVLTNGFTLAPVPGAITAAGGKPLLVEITEDMVIDLADLERKALESQARFLLLSNMRGHLADMDHLSEIVRKHGLILIEDCAHTMGAAWNGIKSGNFGLAGCFSTQTYKHLNSGEGGLLTSDDPEFMARAIILSGSYMLYERHGAAPPPQVFEQVRLETPNMSGRMDNLRAAILLPQLARLDESIERWNQRYREVEQGLAGVYGLLLRHRPDQESFVGSSIQFRLPGIDAAAARTFVADAKALGVELKWFGNDDPVGFTSNHHSWRYVEAQPLPGTDRVLAGLFDMRLPLTFSLEDCRHVAAIIAHCAAPWAMAQAS
- the xsc gene encoding sulfoacetaldehyde acetyltransferase translates to MPKMTTEEAFVKVLQMHGIEHAFGIIGSAMMPVSDLFPSAGIAFWDCAHETNAGLMCDGFIRSTGKMAMAIAQNGPGVTGFVTPVKTAYWNHTPMLLITPQAANKTIGQGGFQEMEQMRLFADCVCYQEEVRDASRIPEVLNRVIMKAWRGSAPAQMNIPRDMWTQVIDVELPQVVRFERPAGGDQAISDAAALLSKAQFPVILSGAGVVLSGAIPDLVKLAERLDAPVCSNYQHNDSFPGSHRLAVGPLGYNGSKAAMELIAKADVVLALGTRLNPFSTLPGYGIDYWPKDAEVIQVDINADRIGLTKKVTVGIEGDATKVARAILAQLSDDAGDAGREDRRNLVSLTKSRWAQELSSLDHEEDDPGTSWNEESRKRDADLMSPRQAWRAIQSSLPKDAIISSDIGNNCAIGNAYPSFEQGRKYLAPGLFGPCGYGFPSILGAKIGQPDVPVIGFSGDGAFGISMNEMTACGRDEWPAITMVIFRNYQWGAEKRNTTLWYDNNFVGTELDRDTSYAAIAEACGAKGVVVNSQQSLTEELAKAVERQMKDGETTFIEVILNQELGEPFRRDAMKKPVVVAGISRDDMRPQQGAV
- a CDS encoding PLP-dependent aminotransferase family protein, which translates into the protein MSIPIDTFFLDPKFEGTLQQKIQRMISEGVLSGRFNPGSKLPSSRKLAAHLGISRITVTLAYSELVSDDYLIAKGRSGYYVSPTAPQRTRFESLTGVTSDSVDWGRAIAQRYSGQVLVEKPVDWRSYPYPFIYGQADEKIFDHSNWRQCALQALGKREFETVTADSYERDDPELVKYIALNTLPRRGIQAKPEQILITMGGQNALWMAAKVLLNQRRTAVMENPGYPGLRAALNLARCNVVNVPVDHAGMCLDSVPPETDVVFTTPSHHCPTSVTMPLERRQALLEMAARNDFIVVEDDYEFEMSFLNPPAPALKSLDEEGRVIYVGSFSKSLFPGLRLGYIVGSETFIREARALRMVVVRHPPGHLQRTVANFLSLGHFDALVARMGQTYRRRRDVMQEAIDRRGLQIAGADVSGGSSFWMKTPDRIDARALAEAVKQRGVLIEPGHFFFANPEDGNRFYRIAYSSIDSARIPGGIDIIADTIASL
- a CDS encoding aspartate aminotransferase family protein — its product is MNMPIQSGIQPNDIQAVIDADKNHVWHHLIQHKPFETVDPRIMVEGRGMRVWDATGKEHLDAVSGGVWTVNVGYGRESIANAVRDQLVKMNYFANSAGSIPGALFAQKLIEKMPGMSRVYYSNSGSEANEKAFKMIRQISHRHHGGRKYKILYRDRDYHGTTLATLSAGGQPQRAEQYGPMAPGFVKVPHCLEYRNQFPDAESYGEAAANAIEEVILREGPDTVGGLCLEPITAGGGVITPPEGYWPRVQEICRKYDILLHIDEVVCGVGRTGEWFGYQHYGVKPDFVTMAKGVASGYAAISCTVTTEAVFEQFKDDPSDPMSYFRDISTFGGCAAGPAAALENMRIIEDENLIENTQAMGARMLDNLRALQDKHAVIGDVRGKGLFLGAELVSDRTSREPAEEKKVQAVVADCMGQGIIIGATNRSLPGFNNTLCFSPALIATADDIDRITDSVDQALTRVFG
- a CDS encoding ABC transporter substrate-binding protein → MKIASRMSSLLAGIAMVAVASAAKAEEITVGYFLEWPMPFQFAKATGLYDEALGMKVNWKSFDAGTAMSAAMASGDVQISVSQGVPPFVVATSAGQDLQIADIAVVYNDNDNCVVKEELEITKENAKELEGKKAGVPIGTAAHYGFLKQMEYFGVDVSTMEVVDMAPPDGAAAFAQGSLDMVCGWGGSLRRMVEHGNVLLTGAEKDEIGISVYDVTSVPASFAAENSDVLAKFLKVTADMNAKWLTDSAEMLPVIAKDAGMSEEDTAATLAGFQFPTVEDQLSDKWLGGATQTFLKGVGDFFKAQGNIPASRDTYDGAVTTDALSSASQM
- a CDS encoding taurine ABC transporter ATP-binding protein; this encodes MGDLVIDKLSMRFDLPDGGSVQALQDVSLKLAKGELLSVLGPSGCGKTTLLNIVAGFLAPTDGTVSLNGATVTGPGPERGMVFQQGALFEWMNVRRNISFGPDMAGKPDSETQPVVDHLLRTVGLQDFGNKMIYELSGGMQQRVALARCLANDPDVILMDEPLGALDALTREKMQGLVLKLWKETGKTIILITHSVEEALLLGERLLVMAPRPGRIHKEYRLPFAEMGVGQDLRMVKKDPAFGERREEILGMIWDMEEEIMGRQEEPA
- a CDS encoding ABC transporter permease produces the protein MIVLFIYVALFALAYIAYRAWDRSQEHRHDFVSLKTVTFGDESAVSANRFASVVSIVALFAIWGAFTGSVITPLHVPGPFVGDTSFTYTARNAQGETDDGVVAVRVHKVGEEVPLPEVATSSDGFAVDDAVKIGAWRSSLSRPFDNDIGGEEDGYAVIAIDGQPIAPGDTVRFSDGEITMTAKGSLSVKPDKGWQMEPIWLPSPEAVVYRLGEIATEGYKNVSLWEHLGYSLGRVIAGFLLGSIIGIPLGYAMGLSNWFRGWFDPIVEFMRPVPPLALIPLIIIWFGIGEEGKVILLFLAALWIMTIAARAGVSGVRISKVHAAYSLGASKWQILRHVILPNSLPEIFTGARVAMGVCWGTVVAAELVAADRGAGMMIVNASKFQLTDIVILGIILIGIIGYGIDILMRMAEKWLVPWKGRG